One Actinomadura viridis genomic region harbors:
- the rfbA gene encoding glucose-1-phosphate thymidylyltransferase RfbA — MKGIVLAGGSGSRLHPVTLAVSKQLLPVGDKPMVYYPLSVLMLAGIRDILIISTPAELPRFRRLFGDGSGLGLRIGYAEQHRPGGIAEALLIGAAFIGGDPVALVLGDNVFHGTSFSALLQRECADLRGCVLFGYRVGDPERYGVAEVDAAGRLLSLEEKPSRPRSDRAVTGLYLYDGDAVGIARGLRPSARGELEITDLNRVYLERGAARMVDLGRGFAWLDTGTPESLLKAGQYVLTLEERQSIRIACIEEIALRMGYIGADECFALGARLATSAYGRYVMDIAREFGAEAAVPRL; from the coding sequence ATGAAAGGGATCGTGCTGGCCGGCGGATCGGGCAGCCGGCTCCATCCGGTGACCCTCGCGGTCAGCAAGCAGCTGCTGCCGGTGGGCGACAAGCCGATGGTCTACTACCCGCTCTCGGTGCTCATGCTCGCCGGGATCAGGGACATCCTCATCATCTCGACACCGGCGGAACTGCCCCGCTTCCGGCGGCTGTTCGGCGACGGGTCGGGGCTCGGCCTGCGCATCGGGTACGCCGAGCAGCACCGCCCCGGAGGGATCGCCGAGGCCCTCCTCATCGGCGCCGCGTTCATCGGCGGCGACCCGGTCGCGCTGGTGCTGGGCGACAACGTCTTCCACGGCACCTCCTTCTCCGCCCTGCTCCAGCGGGAGTGCGCCGACCTGCGCGGATGCGTGCTGTTCGGGTACCGGGTCGGCGACCCGGAGCGCTACGGCGTCGCCGAGGTGGACGCGGCCGGGCGGCTGCTGTCCCTGGAGGAGAAGCCCTCCCGCCCCCGGTCCGACCGCGCCGTCACCGGCCTGTACCTGTACGACGGCGACGCGGTCGGCATCGCGAGGGGCCTGCGTCCCTCGGCCCGCGGCGAACTGGAGATCACCGACCTGAACCGGGTCTACCTGGAACGCGGCGCCGCCCGGATGGTCGATCTCGGCCGCGGCTTCGCCTGGCTGGACACCGGCACGCCCGAGTCGCTGCTGAAGGCGGGGCAGTACGTGCTGACACTGGAGGAACGGCAGTCCATCCGCATCGCCTGCATCGAGGAGATCGCCCTGCGCATGGGCTATATCGGCGCCGACGAGTGTTTCGCCCTGGGCGCCCGGCTCGCGACCTCCGCCTACGGCCGCTACGTGATGGACATCGCCCGGGAATTCGGTGCCGAGGCCGCGGTTCCGCGCCTATAG
- a CDS encoding AfsR/SARP family transcriptional regulator gives MEFRVLGPVEIVDGGANVVPTALKPRQVISLLILRRDSVVSTAELIDELWDGDPPANAVTTLQTYVYKLRQALSGRGSGDVLVTRPGGYMLAASRNATVDLDRFEGGTAEGRALLEGGEPRRAAGVLRGALELWRGPALVDVAPGRLLTSYVTGLEELRSQALELRIQADLRLGRHRELVGELKSLVLTHTLHEHLHALLMIALDRSGRRHEALGVYRTLRENMIEQLGLEPGQDIRHLHQRLLSDTRPPGPAEPAGSAVPAAAVVPARPSPPPVPARARQEAGEPGGAAGAQPVRPAQLPADLADFTGRTAIVREVTGLLGPAAGARPAATPVIVITGMPGAGKTALAVRLGHLLKPALDGGQLYAELRGSAGGGPGAAEVLGGFLRDLGVPDSRIPGGLEARGRLFRSVAAGRRLLVLLDDAATAAEVRALLPGDPGCVVLVTSRRGLHGLGGARRIGVGPLEPAESVELLARIIGPARPRREPAAADRLAELCGGLPTALRCVGGRLAMMPGRSLAAMAGLLEESPRPLDELRLEDLDVRGLYDSAYAALDREDQALFRLLAMLPNAAFTAGEAVEVLGGEARTVERALERLVGAHLLAAGDGPGDPPPGDPPPGVPDGAPGEGPGDTVRYAFSRPAWVYARERLALSLSRPGHGRPRLPPIVDGIVFPTGPGPR, from the coding sequence ATGGAGTTCCGGGTGCTCGGGCCGGTCGAGATCGTCGACGGCGGGGCCAACGTCGTCCCGACGGCCCTCAAACCGCGCCAGGTCATCTCGCTGCTCATCCTGCGCCGCGACTCGGTCGTGTCCACCGCCGAGCTGATCGACGAGCTCTGGGACGGGGACCCGCCGGCCAACGCCGTCACGACCCTCCAGACCTACGTCTACAAGCTGCGGCAGGCGCTGTCCGGGCGGGGCTCCGGTGACGTCCTGGTGACCCGTCCGGGCGGGTACATGCTCGCGGCCTCCCGGAACGCCACCGTCGATCTCGACCGGTTCGAGGGCGGGACGGCCGAGGGCCGGGCGCTGCTGGAGGGCGGCGAACCGCGCCGCGCGGCGGGGGTGCTGCGCGGGGCGCTGGAGCTGTGGCGCGGCCCCGCCCTCGTCGACGTCGCGCCGGGCAGGCTCCTGACCTCGTACGTCACCGGGCTGGAGGAGCTGCGGTCGCAGGCGCTCGAACTGCGGATCCAGGCCGACCTGCGGCTGGGCCGGCACCGCGAGCTGGTCGGCGAGCTGAAGTCGCTGGTGCTCACCCACACGCTGCACGAGCACCTCCACGCCCTGCTCATGATCGCCCTCGACCGTTCCGGGCGCCGCCACGAGGCCCTCGGCGTCTACCGGACGCTGCGAGAGAACATGATCGAGCAACTCGGGCTGGAGCCGGGGCAGGACATCAGGCATCTGCACCAGCGGCTGCTGTCCGATACCCGACCGCCCGGCCCGGCCGAACCCGCCGGGTCCGCCGTACCGGCCGCGGCCGTCGTTCCGGCACGGCCCTCCCCACCGCCCGTCCCGGCCCGTGCCCGCCAGGAGGCGGGGGAACCGGGCGGCGCGGCGGGCGCGCAGCCGGTCCGTCCGGCGCAGCTTCCCGCGGACCTCGCCGACTTCACCGGCCGTACGGCGATCGTCCGGGAGGTCACCGGCCTGCTCGGGCCGGCGGCGGGCGCGCGCCCGGCCGCGACCCCCGTCATCGTGATCACCGGGATGCCCGGTGCGGGGAAGACCGCGCTGGCCGTGCGGCTCGGGCACCTGCTCAAGCCCGCACTGGACGGCGGGCAGCTGTACGCGGAGCTGCGCGGGTCGGCGGGCGGCGGGCCTGGCGCGGCGGAGGTGCTGGGCGGTTTCCTGCGCGACCTGGGGGTCCCCGACTCCCGGATACCCGGTGGCCTGGAGGCGCGCGGCAGGCTCTTCCGCTCGGTCGCCGCCGGTCGCCGCCTTCTGGTGCTCCTGGACGACGCGGCGACGGCGGCCGAGGTCCGGGCGCTGCTGCCCGGGGACCCCGGCTGCGTCGTGCTCGTCACCAGCCGGCGCGGCCTGCACGGCTTGGGCGGCGCCCGCAGGATCGGCGTCGGCCCGCTCGAACCCGCCGAGAGCGTCGAGCTGCTCGCCCGGATCATCGGCCCCGCCCGGCCGCGGCGGGAACCGGCGGCGGCGGACCGGCTCGCCGAGCTGTGCGGCGGGCTGCCGACCGCGCTGAGGTGCGTCGGCGGGCGGCTGGCGATGATGCCGGGCCGTTCGCTGGCGGCCATGGCCGGCCTGCTGGAGGAGTCGCCGCGGCCGCTCGACGAGCTGCGCCTGGAGGACCTGGACGTGCGCGGCCTCTACGACTCCGCCTACGCCGCGCTCGACCGGGAGGACCAGGCGCTCTTCCGGCTTCTGGCGATGCTGCCGAACGCCGCGTTCACAGCGGGGGAGGCGGTCGAGGTCCTCGGCGGCGAGGCCAGGACCGTGGAGCGGGCACTGGAACGGCTGGTCGGCGCCCACCTGCTGGCCGCCGGAGACGGTCCCGGCGACCCGCCTCCCGGCGACCCGCCTCCCGGTGTGCCCGACGGCGCGCCGGGGGAGGGGCCGGGGGACACGGTCCGCTACGCCTTCTCCCGGCCGGCCTGGGTGTACGCCAGGGAACGCCTCGCCCTTTCCCTGAGCCGGCCGGGACACGGACGCCCGCGGCTCCCGCCCATCGTCGACGGGATCGTGTTCCCGACCGGCCCCGGGCCCCGCTGA
- a CDS encoding activator-dependent family glycosyltransferase, whose product MRILFTSVGAKAHAFVQTPVAWALRSAGHEVRVAAPPDLTDDITRSGLTAVPVGALLDRETKMAAFMEREERAGRRERMLTWGSWTKELRIGEVRPERLTPDYMRDTLIGWTSLLFQYYSPVSMVDDLVDFARDWRPDLVVWDTVTFGGAVAARASGAAHARLLVGLDLVGALRQEYRPALESRPPELREDPLEEWLGWTLDRFGCGPFDEEMVVGQWTIDPMPASMRLPVDLQYVPVRHVPYNGPATVPGWLREPPKRPRVCLTLGVSLREIVGEDQVSVGDLLEAVAELDVEVVATLNEDQLADVRHVPGNVRTAGFVPLNELLPTCSAIIHHGGFGTLQSALVHGVPQIVIPTDLWDNIPKADKLHQTGAGLARAPEGLTAAGVRDMLVRVLEEPSFAANAARLRTELLGRPTPADIVPLLERLTEENRPR is encoded by the coding sequence ATGCGAATCCTGTTCACATCGGTCGGCGCCAAGGCCCACGCGTTCGTGCAGACCCCGGTGGCGTGGGCGCTGCGGTCGGCCGGGCATGAGGTGCGCGTGGCGGCCCCGCCCGATCTGACCGACGACATCACCCGGTCCGGGCTGACCGCCGTGCCGGTCGGCGCGTTGCTGGACCGCGAGACCAAGATGGCCGCCTTCATGGAGCGGGAGGAACGGGCCGGGCGCCGCGAGCGGATGCTCACGTGGGGGTCGTGGACGAAGGAGCTGCGGATCGGTGAGGTGCGTCCCGAGAGGCTCACCCCCGACTACATGCGGGACACGCTGATCGGCTGGACCTCGCTGCTCTTCCAGTACTACTCCCCCGTGTCGATGGTGGACGACCTCGTCGACTTCGCCCGTGACTGGCGTCCCGACCTGGTCGTCTGGGACACGGTCACGTTCGGCGGCGCGGTGGCGGCGCGGGCGAGCGGTGCCGCGCACGCCCGGCTGCTGGTCGGGCTCGACCTGGTCGGCGCGCTGCGGCAGGAGTACCGCCCGGCGCTGGAGAGCCGCCCGCCGGAACTGCGCGAGGATCCGCTGGAGGAATGGCTCGGCTGGACCCTGGACCGGTTCGGCTGCGGCCCGTTCGACGAGGAGATGGTCGTCGGGCAGTGGACCATCGACCCGATGCCGGCCTCGATGCGGCTCCCGGTCGACCTGCAGTACGTGCCGGTGCGGCACGTCCCCTACAACGGACCGGCCACCGTCCCCGGCTGGCTCCGCGAACCGCCCAAGCGCCCCCGCGTCTGCCTCACGCTCGGGGTCTCGCTCCGCGAGATCGTGGGCGAGGACCAGGTGTCGGTGGGCGACCTGCTGGAGGCGGTGGCGGAGCTGGACGTGGAAGTGGTGGCCACGCTCAACGAGGACCAGCTCGCCGACGTCCGGCACGTGCCCGGCAACGTGCGCACGGCCGGGTTCGTCCCGCTCAACGAGCTGCTCCCCACCTGCTCGGCGATCATCCACCACGGCGGCTTCGGCACCCTGCAGAGCGCGCTCGTCCACGGCGTGCCGCAGATCGTGATCCCCACCGACCTCTGGGACAACATTCCGAAGGCGGACAAGCTTCACCAGACCGGTGCCGGGCTGGCCCGCGCCCCGGAGGGCCTGACCGCGGCCGGCGTACGGGACATGCTGGTGCGGGTGCTGGAGGAGCCGTCGTTCGCCGCGAACGCGGCCCGCCTGCGCACCGAGCTTCTCGGCCGGCCCACCCCCGCGGACATCGTCCCGCTGCTGGAGCGGCTGACCGAGGAGAACCGCCCCCGCTGA
- a CDS encoding class I SAM-dependent methyltransferase, which translates to MGETVERLLRAGAAGDEEIAELIKDVGLDAVAGVLAGEIAFRCDPPVNARPVHVSLELAHAGESRRVLFRVVRDAPVTVVGEPGPATGGEDRGHGGDADEDGAGERDGGRPVEMSRLRLTVTDVVRRLFGPESAHRGHGDLTNAFLATAPKDMAEMAALTPLVTEATHTVMTGLSPRLPDLDALSVRYGSDKWASFHWYTPHYDRHFAPYRERSVRVLEIGIGGYDQEAGGGSLRMWKRYFRRGLVFGLDLYDKTRLDAPRMRALVGDQGDPGTLAGIVAEHGPFDIVIDDGSHLNEHVHTSFHTLFPLLRDGGLYVIEDLQTAYWATFGGTPGEQAAPHTSVGLVKRLVDDLHFREHRWEDPERAEEPPNTVQATVVGVHAYHNVAFIEKGTNGEESLPGWLRGFGATAE; encoded by the coding sequence ATGGGCGAGACAGTGGAACGCCTGCTCCGGGCCGGGGCCGCCGGCGACGAGGAGATCGCCGAGCTGATCAAGGACGTCGGGCTCGACGCGGTCGCCGGCGTCCTCGCCGGCGAGATCGCCTTCCGCTGCGACCCGCCGGTGAACGCCCGGCCCGTCCATGTGTCCCTGGAGCTGGCCCACGCGGGCGAGAGCCGCCGGGTGCTGTTCCGGGTCGTCCGGGACGCGCCCGTCACCGTGGTCGGAGAGCCGGGTCCCGCCACGGGCGGCGAGGACCGAGGCCACGGCGGAGACGCGGACGAAGACGGGGCCGGGGAGAGGGACGGGGGCCGGCCGGTGGAGATGAGCCGGCTGCGGCTGACCGTCACGGACGTCGTGCGCCGCCTGTTCGGGCCGGAGTCCGCGCACCGGGGCCACGGTGACCTCACCAACGCCTTCCTCGCCACCGCCCCGAAGGACATGGCCGAGATGGCCGCGCTGACCCCGCTGGTGACCGAGGCCACCCACACGGTCATGACCGGGCTGTCCCCGCGCCTCCCGGACCTGGACGCGCTGTCGGTCCGCTACGGGTCGGACAAATGGGCCAGCTTCCACTGGTACACGCCGCACTATGACCGGCACTTCGCGCCGTACCGGGAGCGGTCGGTGCGGGTGCTGGAGATCGGGATCGGCGGCTACGACCAGGAGGCCGGCGGCGGATCGCTCCGGATGTGGAAGCGCTACTTCCGGCGCGGCCTGGTCTTCGGCCTCGACCTGTACGACAAGACCCGGCTCGACGCGCCCCGGATGCGGGCGCTGGTCGGCGACCAGGGCGACCCCGGGACGCTCGCCGGGATCGTGGCCGAGCACGGCCCGTTCGACATCGTCATCGACGACGGGAGCCACCTCAACGAGCACGTCCACACCTCGTTCCACACGCTGTTCCCGCTGCTGCGCGACGGCGGGCTCTACGTGATCGAGGACCTGCAGACCGCCTACTGGGCGACCTTCGGCGGTACGCCGGGGGAGCAGGCGGCGCCGCACACCTCGGTGGGCCTGGTCAAGCGCCTCGTGGACGACCTGCACTTCCGGGAGCATCGCTGGGAGGACCCGGAACGGGCGGAGGAGCCGCCCAACACCGTCCAGGCCACGGTGGTCGGCGTGCACGCTTACCACAACGTGGCCTTCATCGAGAAGGGGACGAACGGGGAGGAGAGCCTGCCCGGCTGGCTGCGAGGGTTCGGAGCGACCGCGGAGTGA
- the rfbB gene encoding dTDP-glucose 4,6-dehydratase has product MNLLVTGAAGFIGSTYVRGLLAPEAARAPGAPSRIIVLDKLTYAGTLGNLDLTHPRLEFVRGDICDAGLVDRVMARADQVVHFAAESHVDRSIAGGDAFVRTNVVGTQRLLDAALRHGTAPFVHVSTDEVYGSIDGGAWPEDHPLAPTSPYAASKASSDLLALACHRTHGLDVRISRSSNNYGPRQFPEKLIPLFVTNLLDGAKVPVYGDGLNVRDWLHVEDHCRGVDLVRTRGRAGEVYNIGGGVELTNLDLTRRLLDLCGADESSVEFVRDRAGHDLRYRVDWSKAAAELGYRPRQDFERGLAATVAWYRRNRYWWEPLKRRAALAGDLSQPVPG; this is encoded by the coding sequence ATGAACCTCCTCGTCACCGGCGCGGCCGGCTTCATCGGCTCCACCTACGTGCGGGGGCTGCTCGCTCCGGAGGCCGCCCGCGCGCCCGGCGCCCCCTCCAGGATCATCGTGCTGGACAAGCTCACCTACGCCGGGACCCTCGGCAACCTCGACCTCACCCACCCCCGGCTGGAGTTCGTCCGGGGCGACATCTGCGACGCCGGTCTCGTCGACCGGGTGATGGCCCGGGCCGACCAGGTGGTGCACTTCGCCGCCGAGTCCCACGTCGACCGTTCCATCGCGGGCGGCGACGCCTTCGTGCGCACCAACGTGGTGGGCACGCAGCGCCTGCTGGACGCGGCGCTGCGGCACGGCACGGCGCCGTTCGTGCACGTCTCGACCGACGAGGTGTACGGATCGATCGACGGCGGCGCCTGGCCCGAGGACCACCCGCTGGCCCCCACCTCCCCGTACGCGGCGTCCAAGGCGTCCTCGGACCTGCTCGCCCTGGCCTGCCACCGCACCCACGGGCTCGACGTCCGGATCAGCCGGTCCTCCAACAACTACGGCCCCCGGCAGTTCCCGGAGAAGCTCATCCCGCTGTTCGTCACCAACCTGCTGGACGGCGCGAAGGTGCCGGTGTACGGCGACGGGCTGAACGTGCGCGACTGGCTCCACGTCGAGGACCACTGCCGCGGGGTCGACCTGGTGCGGACCCGCGGACGTGCCGGTGAGGTCTACAACATCGGCGGCGGCGTCGAGCTGACCAACCTGGACCTCACCCGGCGGCTCCTCGACCTGTGCGGGGCGGATGAGAGCAGCGTCGAGTTCGTCCGGGACCGCGCGGGGCACGACCTGCGCTACCGGGTCGACTGGAGCAAGGCCGCCGCCGAACTCGGCTACCGGCCCCGCCAGGACTTCGAGCGGGGGCTGGCCGCGACCGTCGCCTGGTACCGCCGCAACCGCTACTGGTGGGAGCCGCTCAAGCGGCGCGCCGCCCTGGCCGGCGACCTCTCCCAGCCGGTCCCGGGCTGA
- a CDS encoding P450-derived glycosyltransferase activator, translated as MGSNMTVGELGRVLLTLRGYQWVLGTTGDPYALLLRAEGGDPHALGRQVRERGDLYQSITTAWVTADHAFATAALADPRLAPRPVRSPGEPDDLPGDGDPMPWEIPPLYRAFPMDAAYLDGERADHARLLDAAAPLLGTEAVERHRPEAAGICERALKTSPPEFDLMTGYARPVAAAVTAAVLGLPPDQHDRFAALCAGTAGALDATFVPPHLSVARELTASVSALRELLAEFVDAERRVADRADALAAGCFTAVVGAEALANLICNALGLLFERAELRERLHDDPGAATQVIEETLRFDPPVRMQRLYAPEDIQVAGRDLTTGSELVVLVHAANRDPAAFTEPDVFDVRRHGPEAESPPLHLGPHGCPDGRLIAPLLRAGATVAVQSLSALLPAVHPAGPRLHRLRAPATRGTLRFPVAA; from the coding sequence ATGGGTTCCAACATGACGGTCGGGGAATTGGGTCGTGTGCTGCTGACCCTCCGCGGTTATCAATGGGTGCTGGGGACCACCGGCGACCCTTACGCGCTGCTGCTGAGGGCGGAGGGCGGCGACCCGCACGCCCTCGGCCGGCAGGTCCGCGAGCGCGGCGACCTCTACCAGAGCATCACCACCGCCTGGGTCACCGCCGACCACGCGTTCGCGACCGCGGCCCTGGCCGACCCGCGGCTGGCCCCGCGGCCCGTGCGGTCGCCGGGCGAGCCCGACGACCTTCCCGGCGACGGCGATCCCATGCCGTGGGAGATCCCGCCGCTGTACCGGGCGTTCCCGATGGACGCGGCGTACCTGGACGGGGAGCGCGCCGACCACGCGCGCCTCCTGGACGCCGCCGCGCCCCTCCTCGGCACCGAGGCCGTCGAACGGCACCGGCCCGAGGCCGCCGGCATCTGCGAGCGGGCGCTCAAGACGTCGCCGCCCGAGTTCGACCTGATGACCGGCTACGCCCGCCCGGTGGCCGCCGCCGTCACCGCCGCCGTCCTCGGCCTGCCCCCGGACCAGCACGACCGGTTCGCCGCGCTCTGCGCCGGAACCGCCGGAGCCCTGGACGCCACCTTCGTCCCGCCCCACCTGAGCGTGGCCCGCGAACTCACCGCCTCCGTGAGCGCCCTGCGCGAACTCCTGGCCGAGTTCGTCGACGCCGAACGGCGGGTCGCCGACCGGGCCGACGCGCTGGCGGCGGGCTGCTTCACCGCGGTGGTCGGCGCCGAGGCCCTGGCCAACCTGATCTGCAACGCCCTCGGCCTGCTGTTCGAGCGCGCCGAGCTGCGGGAGAGGCTGCACGACGACCCCGGCGCCGCCACCCAGGTGATCGAGGAGACTCTCCGGTTCGACCCCCCGGTACGGATGCAGCGCCTGTACGCCCCCGAGGACATCCAGGTCGCCGGCCGGGACCTCACCACCGGATCGGAGCTGGTCGTCCTGGTGCATGCGGCCAACCGCGACCCCGCGGCGTTCACCGAACCCGACGTCTTCGACGTCCGCCGGCACGGGCCCGAGGCGGAGTCCCCGCCCCTCCACCTCGGCCCGCACGGCTGCCCCGACGGGCGGCTGATCGCGCCCCTGCTCCGGGCCGGCGCGACGGTGGCGGTCCAGTCCCTCTCCGCGCTGCTGCCCGCCGTCCACCCGGCCGGCCCCCGGCTCCATCGGCTCCGAGCGCCCGCCACCCGCGGCACGCTCCGATTCCCCGTCGCCGCATGA
- a CDS encoding TylF/MycF/NovP-related O-methyltransferase — MTKRATDLYLDLVKRAVTNSIYRDPHIDPQHYYELAMEAGADAGGLTADDPRLWRPYSEEERRQGRCWPRDAHTMVGRERLDHLQECMERVIAEGVPGDVMETGVWRGGVCVFMRAVLSAYGITDRAVWVADSFSGLPEPDVERFPEDRRVGSVGWVNGVVGVPLEQVRENFRRYGLLDGQVRFVEGRFGDSLPAAPVERLAVLRLDGDLYESTYDALEHLHPKVSPGGFVIVDDYHAWDVCAKAVHDYRRAHGIDDPIVDIDWSGVYWRKSS, encoded by the coding sequence ATGACGAAGCGGGCGACCGATCTCTACCTCGACCTCGTGAAGAGGGCCGTCACCAATTCCATCTACCGGGATCCGCACATCGATCCGCAGCACTACTACGAGCTGGCGATGGAGGCGGGCGCCGACGCAGGGGGGCTGACCGCCGACGACCCCCGGCTGTGGCGGCCCTACAGCGAGGAGGAGCGGCGGCAGGGCCGCTGCTGGCCGCGCGACGCGCACACCATGGTCGGCAGGGAACGGCTGGACCACCTCCAGGAATGCATGGAGCGGGTGATCGCCGAGGGCGTGCCGGGCGACGTGATGGAGACGGGCGTCTGGCGCGGGGGCGTGTGCGTGTTCATGCGCGCGGTGCTCAGCGCGTACGGGATCACCGACCGCGCCGTCTGGGTGGCCGACTCCTTCAGCGGGCTGCCCGAACCCGACGTGGAGCGTTTCCCCGAGGATCGCCGGGTGGGCAGCGTGGGCTGGGTCAACGGCGTGGTCGGCGTGCCGCTGGAGCAGGTCCGGGAGAACTTCCGGCGCTACGGCCTGCTGGACGGCCAGGTGCGGTTCGTCGAGGGCAGGTTCGGCGACTCGCTGCCCGCCGCCCCGGTCGAGCGCCTGGCCGTGCTGCGCCTCGACGGCGACCTCTACGAGTCCACCTACGACGCCCTGGAACACCTCCACCCGAAGGTGTCGCCGGGCGGGTTCGTGATCGTGGACGACTACCACGCCTGGGACGTGTGCGCGAAGGCCGTCCACGACTACCGGCGGGCCCACGGGATCGACGACCCGATCGTCGACATCGACTGGTCCGGCGTCTACTGGAGGAAGTCGTCGTAG